aagctgcgacacgccccgagtacagggggtcacgctgcacaggcagcccacagcccagaagcTGCCGGGCCTGTGGAAAGGACCCTACCCCGCTTACACGGGAGGCTCGGGGACCAGGTTGCTCCCTTTTCCCCACGGGCCTGGAGACACCGGCTCGCGCCCTCCTTACAGGGCagccgggctccgggcagccaaaggaGCAAAGCAGCCGAAGGCAAACGACGGCACAAACACTGAGCCTGCTTACGGGGAGGTCGCCCTGCACAAAGCCAGGCGGGCCACACTCAAGGTGGCGGCAAAGCCCTTGCGTTACCACAGTTTCCGTCAGACACGAGCGCCTTTGCCCAGTGtgccttgcccagctctgcttttccagcCCGACGCCCATTCTCTTCTCGACGCCTCTTGCCTCGCCGCGCCAGGCCTCGTCCCCTGTCGGTGCCAGCTGCCGACGAGGAAGGAAGACAGATTTAGGCCTCAGGGGCGCCTCTTCCTCCGGACCCACGGGAAACGgccacctccccaggggtgcccccggccagcttcccacccgcaggcagccccgGCGCCGCAAAGCCCTCCCACCTGGGCTTGTCTCACCCAAGCGCTGCACGGCAGACTTCCGGTCAGTGCTGGAGACGGGATGCGAGGCGGGAACCCTGGTCACATCCAGCTGGGCACGTAAAGCAGCGGCCGCAGAGGCTGCACAATCCTGCTCACAGGGGGGCTGCAGtcgctgctggcatcaaaaagCACCTGGGATGCAAGGGCACTGAGCGGGCCCCGGCCTACAGGGCAGCCCTGGTCCCGGAGGCCCAgggaggctcctcctctccatttcAGGGGCATCTAGATCCACACCCCGCTACGGGCGCGGGCACCCCACtcaggctgccagctgagcgCAAAGGCACTTCGACCCGGGCCCGCTTACGGGTGGGTCAACGCCCAGGGAGCCAAGAGATTGGCCTAGACCTGCAGCTACAGGAAAGAGAGTCAGCAACCAGGCAGTGGGGTTTCACAGACAGAGGCTGGGTCACGGCGGGAGGTCCCAACCCCAAGCGCGGGGGCCGGGGCGCACACCTTAAGCCAAATAAACCTGGAGCCATGCTGttgaaagcctggggccagacatacccaccctgattacaggggggttccctccaacctcccgccgggcaccgcgacaCACAGCCCTACTTACAGGacggccgctctcgcctcggcactcccaaaaacaCCTACGGAGCCACGGGCTCCGGCCCGCAACCAACTTTCGGGAcggccctcctggctgcagcacggcaacacctcttcaggagcccagggagccaccccgaccctctaagggcccagcAAGGCTCCTTCCTCTTAGCTGCCTAAAACAGCCTCCTAGGCCCTGCTTACAGGGACCTCgggctgctcctggggacaAACAGGGACAGAGGGCTCCACAACTCACCACgcaggccccgactacagggctgctgagctgaCACGTTGACAACAGGACACGCTGCCGTGGAGGCAGAGACCCGGGCCCTGAACTACGGGGCCTTCGCTGTGTCCCtagaggacaaggaggggcaagctgagctcccactccgctcggggactccaaggagactgccctgttactgcccagagcccctctttccctcctgggaagcctaagctaagctgcagcacttttcacagcaacctaaaCGACAAGCACGCGcacgcacacacagacacacacgcaGAGGCAAGGGCGGGGCCATACACacacctcttcccaggagagggagcaagccctgggcagccactgttgggacagccatccttaccccggagcaggagagaagagggtcagacttggcctCGCCAGACTGTGTGGAGCGCAGGGAAGCCTCGGGACACCAAAGGCCTTCAGGGGtggccaaaggacaaaagctgcgacacgccccgagtacagggggtcacgctgcacaggcagcccacagcccagaagcTGCCGGGCCTGTGGAAAGGACCCTACCCCGCTTACACGGGAGGCTCGGGGACCAGGTTGCTCCCTTTTCCCCACGGGCCTGGAGACACCGGCTCGCGCCCTCCTTACAGGGCagccgggctccgggcagccaaaggaGCAAAGCAGCCGAAGGCAAACGACGGCACAAACACTGAGCCTGCTTACGGGGAGGTCGCCCTGCACAAAGCCAGGCGGGCCACACTCAAGGTGGCGGCAAAGCCCTTGCGTTACCACAGTTTCCGTCAGACACGAGCGCCTTTGCCCAGTGtgccttgcccagctctgcttttccagcCCGACGCCCATTCTCTTCTCGACGCCTCTTGCCTCGCCGCGCCAGGCCTCGTCCCCTGTCGGTGCCAGCTGCCGACGAGGAAGGAAGACAGATTTAGGCCTCAGGGGCGCCTCTTCCTCCGGACCCACGGGAAACGgccacctccccaggggtgcccccggccagcttcccacccgcaggcagccccgGCGCCGCAAAGCCCTCCCACCTGGGCTTGTCTCACCCAAGCGCTGCACGGCAGACTTCCGGTCAGTGCTGGAGACGGGATGCGAGGCGGGAACCCTGGTCACATCCAGCTGGGCACGTAAAGCAGCGGCCGCAGAGGCTGCACAATCCTGCTCACAGGGGGGCTGCAGtcgctgctggcatcaaaaagCACCTGGGATGCAAGGGCACTGAGCGGGCCCCGGCCTACAGGGCAGCCCTGGTCCCGGAGGCCCAgggaggctcctcctctccatttcAGGGGCATCTAGATCCACACCCCGCTACGGGGGCGGGCACCCCACtcaggctgccagctgagcgCAAAGGCACTTCGACCCGGGCCCGCTTACGGGTGGGTCAACGCCCAGGGAGCCAAGAGATTGGCCTAGACCTGCAGCTACAGGAAAGAGAGTCAGCAACCAGGCAGTGGGGTTTCACAGACAGAGGCTGGGTCACGGCGGGAGGTCCCAACCCCAAGCGCGGGGGCCGGGGCGCACACCTTAAGCCAAATAAACCTGGAGCCATGCTGttgaaagcctggggccagacatacccaccctgattacaggggggttccctccaacctcccgccgggcaccgcgacaCACAGCCCTACTTACAGGacggccgctctcgcctcggcactcccaaaaacaCCTACGGAGCCACGGGCTCCGGCCCGCAACCAACTTTCGGGAcggccctcctggctgcagcacggcaacacctcttcaggagcccagggagccaccccgaccctctaagggcccagcAAGGCTCCTTCCTCTTAGCTGCCTAAAACAGCCTCCTAGGCCCTGCTTACAGGGACCTCgggctgctcctggggacaAACAGGGACAGAGGGCTCCACAACTCACCACACAGGTCCCGACTacagggctgctgagctgaCACGTTGACAACAGGACACGCTGCCGTGGAGGCAGAGACCCGGGCCCTGAACTACGGGGCCTTCGCTGTGTCCCtagaggacaaggaggggcaagctgagctcccactccgctcggggactccaaggagactgccctgttactgcccagagcccctctttccctcctgggaagcctaagctaagctgcagcacttttcacagcaacctaaaTGACAAGCACGCGcacgcacacacagacacacacgcaGAGGCAAGGGCGGGGCCATACACacacctcttcccaggagagggagcaagccctgggcagccactgttgggacagccatccttaccccggagcaggagagaagagggtcagacttggcctCGCCAGACTGTGTGGAGCGCAGGGAAGCCTCGGGACACCAAAGGCCTTCAGGGGtggccaaaggacaaaagctgcgacacgccccgagtacagggggtcacgctgcacaggcagcccacagcccagaagcTGCCGGGCCTGTGGAAAGGACCCTACCCCGCTTACACGGGAGGCTCGGGGACCAGGTTGCTCCCTTTTCCCCACGGGCCTGGAGACACCGGCTCGCGCCCTCCTTACAGGGCagccgggctccgggcagccaaaggaGCAAAGCAGCCGAAGGCAAACGACGGCACAAACACTGAGCCTGCTTACGGGGAGGTCGCCCTGCACAAAGCCAGGCGGGCCACACTCAAGGTGGCGGCAAAGCCCTTGCGTTACCACAGTTTCCGTCAGACACGAGCGCCTTTGCCCAGTGtgccttgcccagctctgcttttccagcCCGACGCCCATTCTCTTCTCGACGCCTCTTGCCTCGCCGCGCCAGGCCTCGTCCCCTGTCGGTGCCAGCTGCCGACGAGGAAGGAAGACAGATTTAGGCCTCAGGGGCGCCTCTTCCTCCGGACCCACGGGAAACGgccacctccccaggggtgcccccggccagcttcccacccgcaggcagccccgGTGCCGCAAAGCCCTCCCACCTGGGCTTGTCTCACCCAAGCGCTGCACGGCAGACTTCCGGTCAGGACtggagacgggctgcgaggcgggAACCCTGGTCACATCCAGCTGGGCACGTAAAGCAGCGGCCGCAGAGGCTGCACAATCCTGCTCACAGGGGGGCTGCAGtcgctgctggcatcaaaaagCACCTGGGATGCAAGGGCACTGAGCGGGCCCCGGCCTACAGGGCAGCCCTGGTCCCGGAGGCCCAgggaggctcctcctctccatttcAGGGGCATCTAGATCCACACCCCGCTACGGGGGCGGGCACCCCACtcaggctgccagctgagcgCAAAGGCACTTCGACCCGGGCCCGCTTACGGGTGGGTCAACGCCCAGGGAGCCAAGAGATTGGCCTAGACCTGCAGCTACAGGAAAGAGAGTCAGCAACCAGGCAGTGGGGTTTCACAGACAGAGGCTGGGTCACGGCGGGAGGTCCCAACCCCAAGCGCGGGGGCCGGGGCGCACACCTTAAGCCAAATAAACCTGGAGCCATGCTGttgaaagcctggggccagacatacccaccctgattacaggggggttccctccaacctcccgccgggcaccgcgacaCACAGCCCTACTTACAGGacggccgctctcgcctcggcactcccaaaaacaCCTACGGAGCCACGGGCTCCGGCCCGCAACCAACTTTCGGGatggccctcctggctgcagcacggcaacacctcttcaggagcccagggagccaccccgaccctctaagggcccagcAAGGCTCCTTCCTCTTAGCTGCCTAAAACAGCCTCCTAGGCCCTGCTTACAGGGACCTCGGGCTGCTCTGGGGACAAACAGGGACAGAGGGCTCCACAACTCACcacacaggccccgactacagggctgctgagctgaCACGTTGACAACAGGACACGCTGCCATGGAGGCAGAGACCCGGGCCCTGAACTACGGGGCCTTCGCTGTGTCCCtagaggacaaggaggggcaagctgagctcccactccgctcggggactccaaggagactgccctgttactgcccagagcccctctttccctcctgggaagcctaagctaagctgcagcacttttcacagcaacctaaaCGACAAGCACGCGCACGCAcacgcacacacagacacacacgcaGAGGCAAGGGCGGGGCCATACACacacctcttcccaggagagggagcaagccctgggcagccactgttgggacagccatccttaccccggagcaggagagaagagggtcagacttggcctCGCCAGACTGTGTGGAGCGCAGGGAAGCCTCGGGACACCAAAGGCCTTCAGGGGtggccaaaggacaaaagctgcgacacgccccgagtacagggggtcacgctgcacaggcagcccacagcccagaagcTGCCGGGCCTGTGGAAAGGACCCTACCCCGCTTACACGGGAGGCTCGGGGACCAGGTTGCTCCCTTTTCCCCACGGGCCTGGAGACACCGGCTCGCGCCCTCCTTACAGGGCagccgggctccgggcagccaaaggaGCAAAGCAGCCGAAGGCAAACGACGGCACAAACACTGAGCCTGCTTACGGGGAGGTCGCCCTGCACAAAGCCAGGCGGGCCACACTCAAGGTGGCGGCAAAGCCCTTGCGTTACCACAGTTTCCGTCAGACACGAGCGCCTTTGCCCAGTGtgccttgcccagctctgcttttccagcCCGACGCCCATTCTCTTCTCGACGCCTCTTGCCTCGCCAGGCCTCGTCCCCTGTCGGTGCCAGCTGCCGACGAGGAAGGAAGACAGATTTAGGCCTCAGGGGCGCCTCTTCCTCCGGACCCACGGGAAACGgccacctccccaggggtgcccccggccagcttcccacccgcaggcagccccgGCGCCGCAAAGCCCTCCCACCTGGGCTTGTCTCACCCAAGCGCTGCACGGCAGACTTCCGGTCAGTGCTGGAGACGGGATGCGAGGCGGGAACCCTGGTCACATCCAGCTGGGTACGTAAAGCAGCGGCCGCAGAGGCTGCACAATCCTGCTCACAGGGGGGGTGCAGtcgctgctggcatcaaaaagCACCTGGGATGCAAGGGCACTGAGCGGGCCCCGGCCTACAGGGCAGCCCTGGTCCCGGAGGCCCAgggaggctcctcctctccatttcAGGGGCATCTAGATCCACACCCCGCTACGGGGGCGGGCACCCCACtcaggctgccagctgagcgCAAAGGCACTTCGACCCGGGCCCGCTTACGGGTGGGTCAACGCCCAGGGAGCCAAGAGATTGGCCTAGACCTGCAGCTACAGGAAAGAGAGTCAGCAACCAGGCAGTGGGGTTTCACAGACAGAGGCTGGGTCACGGCGGGAGGTCCCAGCCCCAAGCGCGGGGGCCGGGGCGCACACCTTAAGCCAAATAAACCTGGAGCCATGCTGttgaaagcctggggccagacatacccaccctgattacaggggggttccctccaacctcccgccgggcaccgcgacaCACAGCCCTACTTACAGGacggccgctctcgcctcggcactcccaaaaacaCCTACGGAGCCACGGGCTCCGGCCCGCAACCAACTTTCGGGAcggccctcctggctgcagcacggcaacacctcttcaggagcccagggagccaccccgaccctctaagggcccagcAAGGCTCCTTCCTCTTAGCTGCCTAAAACAGCCTCCTAGGCCCTGCTTACAGGGACCTCgggctgctcctggggacaAACAGGGACAGAGGGCTCCACAACTCACCACACAGGTCCCGACTacagggctgctgagctgaCACGTTGACAACAGGACACGCTGCCGTGGAGGCAGAGACCCGGGCCCTGAACTACGGGGCCTTCGCTGTGTCCCtagaggacaaggaggggcaagctgagctcccactccgctcggggactccaaggagactgccctgttactgcccagagcccctctttccctcctgggaagcctaagctaagctgcagcacttttcacagcaacctaaaCGACAAGCACGCGcacgcacacacagacacacacgcaGAGGCAAGGGCGGGGCCATACACacacctcttcccaggagagggagcaagccctgggcagccactgttgggacagccatccttaccccggagcaggagagaagagggtcagacttggcctCGCCAGACTGTGTGGAGCGCAGGGAAGCCTCGGGACACCAAAGGCCTTCAGGGGtggccaaaggacaaaagctgcgacacgccccgagtacagggggtcacgctgcacaggcagcccacagcccagaagcTGCCGGGCCTGTGGAAAGGACCCTACCCCGCTTACACGGGAGGCTCGGGGACCAGGTTGCTCCCTTTTCCCCACGGGCCTGGAGACACCGGCTCGCGCCCTCCTTACAGGGCagccgggctccgggcagccaaaggaGCAAAGCAGCCGAAGGCAAACGACGGCACAAACACTGAGCCTGCTTACGGGGAGGTCGCCCTGCACAAAGCCAGGCGGGCCACACTCAAGGTGGCGGCAAAGCCCTTGCGTTACCACAGTTTCTGTCAGACACGAGCGCCTAGGCCCAGTGtgccttgcccagctctgcttttccagcCCGACGCCCATTCTCTTCTCGACGCCTCTTGCCTCGCCAGGCCTCGTCCCCTGTCGGTGCCAGCTGCCGACGAGGAAGGAAGACAGATTTAGGCCTCAGGGGCGCCTCTTCCTCCGGACCCACGGGAAACGgccacctccccaggggtgcccccggccagcttcccacccaCAGGCTGTCCCTTCTTAATGCGGGGCTGCTGTCACTGATGGCATCAAAAAGTGCCTGGGATGCCTGTGCACCGAGCGGGCCCCGGCCTACATGGCAGCCTTGGTTCCAGTGGCCCATCACTTAGATCTATCTACTGACCCCTCTAGATGCACGTAGACATCTACAGACCCATTAAGACCTCTACAAGCCTCTATAGAACCCGATAGACAGCTAACAGGCCCCTACAGATACACGTGGGTATGCACAGACTTCTATGCACACTTGCATATGCCTGAAGACCTCTATAGAAGCCTGCAAACACCTACACACCTCTGACAGACTCCTTCtggcctgcaagctcacacaGTCTGCTCCGACTGAGCTTCTCCCTAGCACCCCTAAGGTCTTCTCTGGGCTGCTATTTATCATCTCCAccccaagcctgcagtgacagacaGGCTTGCTCTTACCCAGCTGCGGTACTctccacttgctcttgttgaaccgtAGCAGCTTCACctgagcccagctctcctgcctcaccagatgttttctggatgccatcctgtccctctgattTCTCTATTGCACCACTCAGTTTGAGGCCATCTGCACACATGCTGCCAGTGCACCTCTATCTCGCTTACTACAGTTTAGAGACATTAGACAAAAGCGTCCTGGAGCCAAAGAACTCCTTAATTAAATGGAGTCACCTACAGACCCCTCTGCACCTTTAACAGACCACTGCAGAACTCTACAGAACCCTCCCGACCTCCACAGGCTTATTAAAAGGCACCTCCAGACCCaggcagacctctacagacaacTAACAGACCCCTGCAAATCCCTACAGGCATCTACCGACTCCTACAGATGCCTGCAAACACatacagacccctacagagGTCCACAGACCCCTTCAGACTCCTCCAGATATttaacagacccctgcacacatCTACAGACCCCTAAAtgatgcctgcagacacctaACAGACCCACACAGAACCCTCCTAACACCTACTCAACTCTACAGACCTGCACAGActcttccagaccctgacaaTTATCTACCAATGCcttcacacctctgcagacacCCACAGTCACCTACACACCACCACAGACATTGATAAAGCTCTACAGATACCTTcagacccctccacacctttagAAGTTGCCTAGAGACTCCTACAGAACCCTGCAAAAATCTACAGACCTTGACAGAgctctacagacccctccagacattTAAAAGGTGCCTGCAGACCTCCACACCCACCTAGAGATAGCTGCAGGCACCCACATTCCTCTACAAAGCTctacagacctctacagacaactacagacccctccagtaCTCTATAGACATCTACAGATGTCTACAGTCTCCTacagacaacttcagaccttTCAAAGGTGTCTACACACACCCACGGACTCCTCTGCACCTCTACAGAACCCTACAGGCCACTCCAGTCTAATAGATTCCTGTAGACACTTAATAAATGCCTGACAGAGCTCTAGAGACCACTTCAGACCTTTAAAAGATGCCTGCAGACCCATACAGAAACCTCCACACACCTACTGAATGCTACAGACACttgcagacccctacagatccttacagaaatatacagacCCCTCCAGGGACCCCTGTAGACCTCTACAGTGCCCTCCACACCTTTCCAAGCTGCTTAGAGACCTCGGGAAACATCTGGAGACCTCTCCACAGATCTACAGATCTCTAGCAAATGCCTAGAGATGCCTCAAGATACCAACAGACCCCTACAGATCTTTAAGAGGCCCCTAGAGAGCCACAAAATCTCAACAGACTTGTAGAGAACCCTGCAGACCCATAACGAACTCTACAGACACCTCACGACCTTTACAGACTTTTGAGACATacctacagcaccacagacacctctgAAGACCCCTAACCACCTCCACAGGCACCTAGAAAACTCCATAGACTTCCAGAGAGTCCTCCAGACCCCTAAATGTACCCACGGATGCCTCCAGACCCCCACACACCTCTGCAGACTCAGAGAAGCCTCCAGACATTTTATaagacccctgcagacatctACATACCTGGACAAACTTCTACAGCTGCTTGCACATCCCagcagacacctacagacctCTGACACTCTTCTTCTGTCCCGCAAGCTCACACCACGTGCTCACACTCAGCTTCtcccaaacacccccagggctgctctttatCACCTccgcccccagcctgcagtgacaggcaggCTTGCTCCCGCCTACATGCAGCACTCCGCCCTTGCTCTCGTTGAACCTCACAAGcttcacctgggcccagctctcctgcctgcccaggtggTTTCTGGAagccatcctgtccctctgctttctccacagcaccactcagcttggggccatctgcaaacctgctgagggtgcacctcCATCTCgctgcttggacacctccaggcatgatgactccaccacctccctgggcagccttctgcAGATTCCTTGAGCGTAACAAAAATAAAGAGCCATGAAGTAAATAATTAAATATTAACTGACATGCAGTTACTGACACTAACTGCCCTCTCCTGATTGTCatttcagaatcatggaaccacagctctgttcaggctggaagagacctttgagttCACCAAGTCTTGCCTcaagctcacaatcccaccactgctaCTAAGCCACTACCATATCCGGAGGACAACCTTCTGATAGCTTTCACAGGAGACCAACCATCACACTTGCGCAAGATGACCACAAATGGACAGGGAAGCTCCAGAAGCCTCACTGTTCAGGGAGCCATGTGCTTTGTTTGACTCAATATTGGCACACCTAAGATagctaagaggaaaaaaagatacaTCAACAAAAGcaaccccagaactggacaaactTTAGGGTCATTGCTTTCAAGGGTGTCTCATTGACCCAACCAGAGACAGCTGGTCCTTAAGAAATCAAGGCCACCTGTAGCAATCCAGAAGGACACCTCTATAAGTGATGCTTCAGATGGGGCGGGGGGCATCCTGAACCTGTCACACAGCATCCAGGAGTTCGGGAGCAGGAGATGACATTTTTCGGACTAGCAAGAGAAGTCCAGTTGCAGTCAAAGAGTCAATGACTCCATGTCCaggtggagaccagtgacaagtggagctCCTCAGGGGTCTGGCCTAGGTCCTGAGCTGTTTAACATCGTTGTTGGTGACAAGGACAgcggcattgagtgcaccctcagcaagtctgctgatgacaccaagctacaTGGTGCAGGAGactcacctgagggatggcatcCACCCAgaaggatcttgacaggcttgagaagtgagccagtgccaactgcatgaggttcaacaagtcacagggcaaggtcctgcagctgggttgggccAACCCCAGGCATAAAtccaggcagggtgcagagtgggttgagagcaaccctgaaagaaaagccttgggggtgttgattgtggatgtctcctccc
The window above is part of the Pogoniulus pusillus isolate bPogPus1 chromosome 5, bPogPus1.pri, whole genome shotgun sequence genome. Proteins encoded here:
- the LOC135175332 gene encoding uncharacterized protein LOC135175332 isoform X10; its protein translation is MGVGLEKQSWARHTGQRRSCLTETVVTQGLCRHLECGPPGFVQGDLPQRLQPPCEQDCAASAAAALRAQLDVTRVPASQPVSSPDRKSAVQRLAGTDRGRGLARRGKRRREENGRRAGKAELGKAHWAKALVSDGNCGTQRRPRSSGPGSLPPRQRVLLSTCQLSSPVVGTCVQRLQPPCEQDCAASAAAALRAQLDVTRVPASHPVSSTDRKSAVQRLGETSPGGRALRRRGCLRLAPTGDEAWRGEARGVEKRMGVGLEKQSWARHTGQRRSCLTETVVTQGLCRHLECGPPGFVQGDLPQRLQPPCEQDCAASAAAALRAQLDVTRVPASHPVSSTDRKSAVQRLGETSPGGRALRRRGCLRLAPTGDEAWRGEARGVEKRMGVGLEKQSWARHTGQRRSCLTETVVTQGLCRHLECGPPGFVQGDLPQRLQPPCEQDCAASAAAALRAQLDVTRVPASHPVSSTDRKSAVQRLGETSPAGTDRGRGLARRGKRRREENGRRAGKAELGKAHWAKALVSDGNCGTQRRPRSSGPGSLPPRQRVLLSTCQLSSPVVGACVQRLQPPCEQDCAASAAAALRAQLDVTRVPASQPVSSPDRKSAVQRLGETSPGGRALRRRGCLRLAPTGDEAWRGEARGVEKRMGVGLEKQSWARHTGQRRSCLTETVVTQGLCRHLECGPPGFVQGDLPVSRLSVCAVVCLRLLCSFGCPEPGCPVRRARAGVSRPVGKREQPGPRASRVSGVGSFPQARQLLGCGLPVQRDPLYSGRVAAFVLWPPLKAFGVPRLPCTPHSLARPSLTLFSPAPG
- the LOC135175332 gene encoding uncharacterized protein LOC135175332 isoform X25, giving the protein MGVGLEKQSWARHTGQRRSCLTETVPVSSPDRKSAVQRLGETSPAGTDRGRGLARRGKRRREENGRRAGKAELGKAHWAKALVSDGNCGTQRRPRSSGPGSLPPRQRVLLSTCQLSSPVVGTCVQRLQPPCEQDCAASAAAALRAQLDVTRVPASHPVSSTDRKSAVQRLGETSPGGRALRRRGCLRLAPTGDEAWRGEARGVEKRMGVGLEKQSWARHTGQRRSCLTETVVTQGLCRHLECGPPGFVQGDLPQRLQPPCEQDCAASAAAALRAQLDVTRVPASHPVSSTDRKSAVQRLGETSPGGRALRRRGCLRLAPTGDEAWRGEARGVEKRMGVGLEKQSWARHTGQRRSCLTETVVTQGLCRHLECGPPGFVQGDLPQRLQPPCEQDCAASAAAALRAQLDVTRVPASHPVSSTDRKSAVQRLGETSPAGTDRGRGLARRGKRRREENGRRAGKAELGKAHWAKALVSDGNCGTQRRPRSSGPGSLPPRQRVLLSTCQLSSPVVGACVQRLQPPCEQDCAASAAAALRAQLDVTRVPASQPVSSPDRKSAVQRLGETSPGGRALRRRGCLRLAPTGDEAWRGEARGVEKRMGVGLEKQSWARHTGQRRSCLTETVVTQGLCRHLECGPPGFVQGDLPVSRLSVCAVVCLRLLCSFGCPEPGCPVRRARAGVSRPVGKREQPGPRASRVSGVGSFPQARQLLGCGLPVQRDPLYSGRVAAFVLWPPLKAFGVPRLPCTPHSLARPSLTLFSPAPG
- the LOC135175332 gene encoding uncharacterized protein LOC135175332 isoform X29, with product MGVGLEKQSWARHTGQRRSCLTETVVTQGLCRHLECGPPGFVQGDLPQRLQPPCEQDCAASAAAALRAQLDVTRVPASQPVSSPDRKSAVQRLGETSPAGTDRGRGLARRGKRRREENGRRAGKAELGKAHWAKALVSDGNCGTQRRPRSSGPGSLPPRQRVLLSTCQLSSPVVGTCVQRLQPPCEQDCAASAAAALRAQLDVTRVPASHPVSSTDRKSAVQRLGETSPGGRALRRRGCLRLAPTGDEAWRGEARGVEKRMGVGLEKQSWARHTGQRRSCLTETVVTQGLCRHLECGPPGFVQGDLPQRLQPPCEQDCAASAAAALRAQLDVTRVPASHPVSSTDRKSAVQRLGETSPGGRALRRRGCLRLAPTGDEAWRGEARGVEKRMGVGLEKQSWARHTGQRRSCLTETVVTQGLCRHLECGPPGFVQGDLPQRLQPPCEQDCAASAAAALRAQLDVTRVPASHPVSSTDRKSAVQRLGETSPAGTDRGRGLARRGKRRREENGRRAGKAELGKAHWAKALVSDGNCGTQRRPRSSGPGSLPPRQRVLLSTCQLSSPVVGACVQRLQPPCEQDCAASAAAALRAQLDVTRVPASQPVSSPDRKSAVQRLAGTDRGRGLARRGKRRREENGRRAGKAELGKAHWAKALVSDGNCGTQRRPRSSGPGSLPPRQRVLLSTCQLSSPVVGACVVSCGALCPCLSPGAARGPCKQGLGGCFRQLRGRSLAGPLEGRGGSLGS
- the LOC135175332 gene encoding uncharacterized protein LOC135175332 isoform X26 — translated: MGVGLEKQSWARHTGQRRSCLTETVVTQGLCRHLECGPPGFVQGDLPQRLQPPCEQDCAASAAAALRAQLDVTRVPASQPVSSPDRKSAVQRLGETSPAGTDRGRGLARRGKRRREENGRRAGKAELGKAHWAKALVSDGNCGTQRRPRSSGPGSLPPRQRVLLSTCQLSSPVVGTCVQRLQPPCEQDCAASAAAALRAQLDVTRVPASHPVSSTDRKSAVQRLGETSPGGRALRRRGCLRLAPTGDEAWRGEARGVEKRMGVGLEKQSWARHTGQRRSCLTETVVTQGLCRHLECGPPGFVQGDLPQRLQPPCEQDCAASAAAALRAQLDVTRVPASHPVSSTDRKSAVQRLGETSPGGRALRRRGCLRLAPTGDEAWRGEARGVEKRMGVGLEKQSWARHTGQRRSCLTETVVTQGLCRHLECGPPGFVQGDLPQRLQPPCEQDCAASAAAALRAQLDVTRVPASHPVSSTDRKSAVQRLGETSPGGRALRRRGCLRLAPTGDEAWRGEARGVEKRMGVGLEKQSWARHTGQRRSCLTETVPVSSPDRKSAVQRLGETSPGGRALRRRGCLRLAPTGDEAWRGEARGVEKRMGVGLEKQSWARHTGQRRSCLTETVVTQGLCRHLECGPPGFVQGDLPVSRLSVCAVVCLRLLCSFGCPEPGCPVRRARAGVSRPVGKREQPGPRASRVSGVGSFPQARQLLGCGLPVQRDPLYSGRVAAFVLWPPLKAFGVPRLPCTPHSLARPSLTLFSPAPG